A single region of the Streptomyces vilmorinianum genome encodes:
- a CDS encoding gamma carbonic anhydrase family protein: MLIDHEGTAPSVHPSAYVAPNATLCGDVRVGPGCRVLFGAVLTAEGGPVELGEDSIVMENAVLRGTRRDPLHVGRQVLVGPTSYLTGCTVEDEVFLATGSRVFNGARIGTRSEVRINGVVHLRTVLPPDSTVPIGWVAVGDPAQVLPPDRHESIWAVQKDLDFPGYVFGLARPGEGQSLMPELTRRFGGSLGRHRGDRPVPPS; this comes from the coding sequence ATGCTGATCGACCATGAGGGCACTGCGCCCAGCGTCCACCCGTCCGCTTACGTCGCGCCCAATGCGACCCTGTGCGGCGACGTGCGCGTGGGCCCCGGATGCCGGGTGCTGTTCGGGGCGGTGCTGACCGCCGAGGGCGGGCCGGTGGAACTCGGCGAGGACAGCATCGTCATGGAGAACGCGGTCCTGCGCGGGACCCGCCGCGACCCGTTGCACGTGGGCCGGCAGGTCCTGGTCGGGCCCACCTCGTATCTGACCGGCTGCACGGTGGAGGACGAGGTGTTCCTGGCCACCGGCAGCCGCGTCTTCAACGGGGCCCGCATCGGCACCCGCTCCGAGGTGCGCATCAACGGCGTCGTACACCTGCGCACGGTCCTGCCGCCGGACAGCACGGTGCCGATCGGGTGGGTCGCGGTCGGCGACCCGGCGCAGGTCCTGCCGCCGGACCGGCACGAGTCGATCTGGGCGGTGCAGAAGGATCTGGACTTCCCCGGCTACGTCTTCGGCCTGGCCCGCCCCGGCGAGGGGCAGAGCCTCATGCCTGAGCTGACGCGTCGTTTCGGTGGATCGCTGGGGCGCCATCGTGGCGATCGACCCGTGCCGCCGTCGTAG